The genomic DNA ACGACCAGCCTGGAAAAGGTTATCTACTTCCAGGACTACGTCGTTGTCGACCCAGGTCAAACCGACCTCGAACTGCAACAAATGCTGACCGAAGAAGAGTATCGCGCCGCCAAGGCTCAGTGGGGCGACAACGCCTTCGAAGCCGACATGGGTGCCGAAGCGGTCCGCAAGCTGTTGGGCAAACTGGATCTGGTCGCGCTATCGGAAAAACTGCGCGTCGATCTGGAAGAGACCGGCAGCAAGCAGAAAGCCAAGGATCTGATCAACCGCTTGAAGATCGTCGAATCGATCCGCGACAGCGACAACCGTCCCGAATGGATGGTCCTGGACGTAATCCCCGTGATCCCGCCCGACCTGCGTCCTCTGGTTCTGCTGGACAGCGGCAACTTCGCGACCAGCGACTTGAACGACCTCTATCGCCGGATCATCAACCGGAACAACCGGTTGCGTAAGTTGGTCGACTTGAACGCGCCCGAAGTGATCATTCGCAACGAAAAGCGGATGTTGCAACAATCGGTCGACGCGCTGTTCGACAACAACCGTTGCAAGCGTCCGGTTCTGGGCAGCAGCAATCGTCCGCTGAAATCCTTGACCGACATGATCAAGGGTAAACAGGGTCGTTTCCGTGAAAACCTGCTGGGTAAACGCGTCGATTATTCCGCTCGTTCGGTAATCGTCGTCGGTCCTCGTTTGAAGCTGCACCAATGCGGGCTTCCCAAGAAGATCGCGCTGGAACTGTACCAACCGTTCATCATTCGTAAGCTGAAAGAGCTGGGTCACGCCGACACGATCAAATCGGCGAAGAAGATGCTCGAGCGAAAAGACGAAGAGGTTTGGGACATCCTGGAAACCGTCATCCGCAACCACCCGGTGATGTTGAACCGGGCTCCTACGTTGCACCGGATGGGTATCCAGGCGTTCGAACCGACCTTGGTCGAAGGGAACGCGATCAACCTGCACCCGCTGGTTTGCAAAGGCTTCAACGCCGACTTCGACGGCGATCAGATGGCGGTCCACTTGCCGCTTTCGATCGAAGCACAGGTCGAAGCGCACACGTTGATGTTGAGCACCAACAACATTTTCGCGCCGTCCAACGGTAAGCCGATCATGAGTCCGTCGCAGGACATGGTGATGGGTTGTTACTTCATCACGGTCGAGCTGCCCGATCAAAAGGGCGAAGGCATGACCTTCAGCTGTGCCGAAGAAGCCGAAATGGCTTATCGCGAAGGCGTCATCGCGCTGCACGCGAAGATTCGCGTACGGTTGCCGAAGTATCGCAAGATCAAGACTCCCGACGATTCGGCCAAGGGTGGTCAGATCATCGACACGACCTACGGACGCATCATGTTCAATGAGATGCTGCCGCTGGGAATGGACTACTACAACCAAGCGATGCGTTCGGGCGATCTCGCCTCGGCGATTAGCGACACTTACCAACGTCTGGGTCGTAAAGCGACGATCCAAGTGTTGGACGACATGATGCAGCTCGGCTTCCGCGAATCGACTCGTAGCGGTTTGTCGTTTGCGACCGATGATCTTGTAACTCCCGATTCGAAGATCAAGTTCATCGCCGAAGCTGAAAAAGAGGTGATGAAACAACGCAAGAACTACGATCGCGGTTTGATCACCGGCGACGAGCGGTACAAGAAGGTACTCGATACCTGGACCGGCGCCCGTGAAAAGATCACCACCGACATGATGCACGCGATGGAACACGATTTCCGTCCGGGCGGTTGGTATGTGAACCCTGTATATCTGATGGCCCACTCCGGTGCTCGTGGTGGTATTGAACAGATTCGTCAGCTGGGCGGTATGCGTGGTCTGATGGCGAAGCCGTCCGGTGAGATCATCGAAACGCCGATTAAGGCGAACTTCCGTGAAGGTCTGACGGTACTGGAATACTTCAGTTCGACGCACGGTGCTCGTAAAGGTCTGGCCGATACGGCTTTGAAGACCGCTGACTCGGGTTACCTGACGCGTAAGCTGGCCGACGTCGCCCAAAACGTGGTCATCACGATGGAAGACTGCGGTACCACGCAAGGTATCACCAAAAACGTGATTTACCGTGGTGAGAAGGTCGAAGTACGCTTGGCCGACAGCATCAACGGTCGCGTCAGTCGCCAGAACATCGTCGATCCGATCACCGACGAAGTGATCGTCCGCGAAAGCGAAATGATCACTCCGGAAATCGCTCGCAAGATCGAAGAGATGGGCC from Rosistilla carotiformis includes the following:
- the rpoC gene encoding DNA-directed RNA polymerase subunit beta' → MSNGESTTYDRINDYASVKINLARPQDIRGWSFGEVKKPETINYRTYRPEKDGLFCERIFGPEKDWECACGKYRGMKYKGMICDRCGVKVTHSRVRRKRMGHIELAAPIVHIWFFKAMPSRLGNLLSMKTTSLEKVIYFQDYVVVDPGQTDLELQQMLTEEEYRAAKAQWGDNAFEADMGAEAVRKLLGKLDLVALSEKLRVDLEETGSKQKAKDLINRLKIVESIRDSDNRPEWMVLDVIPVIPPDLRPLVLLDSGNFATSDLNDLYRRIINRNNRLRKLVDLNAPEVIIRNEKRMLQQSVDALFDNNRCKRPVLGSSNRPLKSLTDMIKGKQGRFRENLLGKRVDYSARSVIVVGPRLKLHQCGLPKKIALELYQPFIIRKLKELGHADTIKSAKKMLERKDEEVWDILETVIRNHPVMLNRAPTLHRMGIQAFEPTLVEGNAINLHPLVCKGFNADFDGDQMAVHLPLSIEAQVEAHTLMLSTNNIFAPSNGKPIMSPSQDMVMGCYFITVELPDQKGEGMTFSCAEEAEMAYREGVIALHAKIRVRLPKYRKIKTPDDSAKGGQIIDTTYGRIMFNEMLPLGMDYYNQAMRSGDLASAISDTYQRLGRKATIQVLDDMMQLGFRESTRSGLSFATDDLVTPDSKIKFIAEAEKEVMKQRKNYDRGLITGDERYKKVLDTWTGAREKITTDMMHAMEHDFRPGGWYVNPVYLMAHSGARGGIEQIRQLGGMRGLMAKPSGEIIETPIKANFREGLTVLEYFSSTHGARKGLADTALKTADSGYLTRKLADVAQNVVITMEDCGTTQGITKNVIYRGEKVEVRLADSINGRVSRQNIVDPITDEVIVRESEMITPEIARKIEEMGLEKIQVRSPMTCDAPLGICRRCYGMDMATGSLVEEGMAVGIIAAQSIGEPGTQLTMRTFHIGGSVDVAMEDSDIRAQKGGFVRLTRLRAVINEEGQLVALTRNGEIAVVDDRGREIEKHEVPTGATLPVKDGEEVKAGAILCEWNPHSVPILAEVDGKVRFDDIVEGETMKLEREASGNMRMTIMEHKGELHPQIVIEDATGATLNVQYLPERAVIKIKEGAQIKTGSALAEMPRESGGVSDITGGLPRITEIFEARKPKEPAVIAEVDGTVEILAEKKRGKRTIVVRSESGIEREHLVPHGKRFLVHTGDIVRAGQALIDGPLVPHDILRVSGEEAVQQYLLHEVQQVYRSQRVEINDKHVEIIIARMLRKVKIESSGNTSILPGLIMDRFEFRRANQSMGKCVKISDKGDSDFGEGSIIPKETFEQTNAEIEALGGSPARGKKPRGATASTQLLGITKASVQSSSFISAASFQETTKVLTEAALAGKVDRLVGLKENVILGHLIPAGTGFRIFQDSEVSYRREAMEELAGTAPQQLEESFPLLADGAPPADDNGSQSSSPASVQTLDSLLGGSGSDE